The following are encoded in a window of Phragmites australis chromosome 22, lpPhrAust1.1, whole genome shotgun sequence genomic DNA:
- the LOC133904464 gene encoding uncharacterized protein LOC133904464 isoform X1: MHRVGSASNTSGSTRPRKEKRFTYVLNDADDKKFVFQHCAGINCLAYLNGSALGTSDYLFSGSRDGTLKRWELNNGDASFSATFESHVDWVNDAIIVGQKLVSCSSDTTLKVWNCFSDGACTRTLRQHSDYVICLAAAEKNNNIVASAGLGGEVFIWDLDAALAPVAKSLDAKEDEVPNGNSGPALTTLCNVNSSSNISSSNGQSHGYSPITAKGHKDSVYALAMNDTGTLLVSGGTEKVVRVWDPRTGSKNMKLRGHTDNIRALLLDSTGRYCLSGSSDSMIRLWDLGQQRCVHSYAVHTDSVWALASTPSFAHVYSGGRDQSVYLTDLSTRESVLLCTNEHPILQLSLQDDTIWVATTDSSVYGWPAEGRTPQKVFQKGGSFLAGNLSFSRARASLEGSAPVPVYKEPSFVIPGVPAIIQHEIMNNRRHVLTKDTAGSVKLWEITRGAVIEDFGKVSFEDKKKELFEMVSIPAWFTMDARLGCLSVHLDTPQCFSAEIYAVDLNVAGAQEDLKINLAQETLRGLLVHWSKRKQKSSSHSLSNGDSSTGKDVPLKDLPHPRSEVDDGTENHATHVLPSFEFSTVSPPSIITEGSSGGPWRKRITDLDGTEGDLPWWCVDCVTHNRYPKENTKCGFYLHPAEGSPAPNITQGKLSAPRILRIHKVGNYVVEKLVLDKPLDGGSDSTFAMGLTSGQSQLSVLDSSSRLGLKPWQKLKPCVEILCNNQVLSPEMSLATVRTYIWKKPEDLILHYRVVQSR; the protein is encoded by the exons ATGCATCGTGTTGGGAGTGCCAGTAACACgtctggctcaactcgaccgagAAAGGAGAAGCGCTTCACATATGTGCTCAATGATGCTGATGATAAAAAG TTTGTTTTTCAGCATTGTGCGGGGATCAACTGCTTGGCGTATCTAAATGGTTCTGCTCTTGGTACAAGTGATTACCTTTTTAGTGGGAGTCGTGATGGTACCTTGAAAAGATGGGAATTAAATAACGGGGATGCAAGCTTCTCAGCAACTTTTGAGTCACATGTTGATTGG GTTAATGATGCCATTATTGTTGGCCAGAAGCTTGTTTCCTGTTCTTCAGACACCACCCTAAAG GTATGGAATTGCTTTTCCGATGGTGCTTGTACCAGGACACTCCGCCAGCATTCTGATTACGTGATTTGTCTTGCTGCCGCTGAAAAGAAT AACAATATTGTAGCCTCTGCTGGTCTTGGTGGCGAGGTCTTCATATGGGACCTTGATGCTGCTCTTGCTCCTGTAGCCAAATCTCTAGATGCAAAAGAGGATGAGGTTCCTAATGGGAACTCTGGACCTGCTTTGACAACATTGTGCAATGTAAATTCTAGTAGCAACATTTCTTCCTCCAACGGACAATCGCATGGGTACAGTCCAATTACTGCCAAAGGTCACAAAGATTCAGTTTATGCACTGGCTATGAATGATACAGGAACCCTTCTTGTCTCTGGTGGCACTGAAAAG GTTGTCCGTGTTTGGGATCCCCGGACAGGTTCGAAAAACATGAAATTGAGAGGTCACACTGACAATATAAGGGCTTTACTTCTTGATTCTACAGGAAG GTATTGCCTATCAGGATCATCTGATTCGATGATAAG ACTATGGGATCTAGGACAGCAGCGTTGTGTTCATTCTTATGCTGTGCATACTGATTCAGTTTGGGCGCTTGCAAGCACACCTTCATTTGCTCATGTCTACAGTGGTGGAAGGGATCAGTCC GTATACCTGACAGATTTGTCCACAAGAGAGAGTGTCTTACTATGCACAAATGAACACCCTATTCTACAGTTGTCATTGCAAGATGACACAATATGGGTTGCAACAACTGATTCTTCTGTTTATGGATGGCCAGCTGAAGGGCGCACACCCCAAAAGGTTTTCCAAAAGGGTGGCTCATTCTTAGCTGGGAATTTGTCATTCTCAAGAGCAAGAGCTTCTTTAGAAGGATCAGCACCT GTCCCTGTATACAAAGAACCATCTTTCGTTATTCCAGGAGTCCCAGCGATAATTCAGCATGAGATCATGAATAATAGAAGGCATGTACTGACTAAG GATACTGCTGGTTCAGTCAAATTATGGGAGATTACACGAGGAGCTGTTATTGAAGACTTTGGCAAG GTTTCATTCGAGGATAAGAAAAAGGAGTTGTTTGAGATG GTAAGCATACCTGCCTGGTTTACTATGGATGCTCGATTGGGATGCCTGTCTGTCCATCTGGATACTCCACAATGCTTTTCTGCGGAAATATATGCGGTTGACTTAAATGTTGCTGGAGCACAGGAAGATCTTAAG ATTAATTTGGCTCAGGAGACCCTTCGTGGTTTGCTAGTTCATTGGAGTAAAAGAAAGCAGAAGTCTAGTTCACACAGCTTGTCAAATGGTGACAGTTCAACAGGGAAAGATGTACCGTTGAAAGACCTACCCCATCCAAGATCTGAGGTGGATGATGGAACTGAAAACCATGCAACTCATGTGCTTCCCTCATTTGAGTTTTCTACAGTTTCACCTCCGTCAATCATCACGGAAGGTTCTAGCGGAGGGCCTTGGAGAAAGAGAATTACTGATTTGGATGGAACCGAGGGTGATCTCCCATGGTGGTGTGTGGACTGTGTCACTCACAATCGATATCCAAAAGAGAATACTAA ATGTGGCTTTTATTTGCATCCTGCTGAAGGCTCACCTGCACCGAACATAACTCAAGGGAAACTCAGTGCTCCACGGATATTGCGGATTCATAAA GTAGGTAACTACGTGGTTGAGAAACTCGTTCTCGATAAACCATTGGATGGAGGCTCTGACAGCACATTTGCTATGGGATTGACTTCTGGTCAATCACAACTCTCGGTGCTAGATAGTTCGTCACGGCTTGGATTAAAACCTTGGCAAAAACTGAAGCCATGTGTAGAGATATTGTGCAATAACCAG GTTCTATCGCCTGAGATGAGTTTGGCCACAGTGAGAACATATATCTGGAAGAAGCCGGAAGACTTGATTCTTCATTATAGAGTGGTCCAATCAAGATGA
- the LOC133904464 gene encoding uncharacterized protein LOC133904464 isoform X2 — protein sequence MHRVGSASNTSGSTRPRKEKRFTYVLNDADDKKHCAGINCLAYLNGSALGTSDYLFSGSRDGTLKRWELNNGDASFSATFESHVDWVNDAIIVGQKLVSCSSDTTLKVWNCFSDGACTRTLRQHSDYVICLAAAEKNNNIVASAGLGGEVFIWDLDAALAPVAKSLDAKEDEVPNGNSGPALTTLCNVNSSSNISSSNGQSHGYSPITAKGHKDSVYALAMNDTGTLLVSGGTEKVVRVWDPRTGSKNMKLRGHTDNIRALLLDSTGRYCLSGSSDSMIRLWDLGQQRCVHSYAVHTDSVWALASTPSFAHVYSGGRDQSVYLTDLSTRESVLLCTNEHPILQLSLQDDTIWVATTDSSVYGWPAEGRTPQKVFQKGGSFLAGNLSFSRARASLEGSAPVPVYKEPSFVIPGVPAIIQHEIMNNRRHVLTKDTAGSVKLWEITRGAVIEDFGKVSFEDKKKELFEMVSIPAWFTMDARLGCLSVHLDTPQCFSAEIYAVDLNVAGAQEDLKINLAQETLRGLLVHWSKRKQKSSSHSLSNGDSSTGKDVPLKDLPHPRSEVDDGTENHATHVLPSFEFSTVSPPSIITEGSSGGPWRKRITDLDGTEGDLPWWCVDCVTHNRYPKENTKCGFYLHPAEGSPAPNITQGKLSAPRILRIHKVGNYVVEKLVLDKPLDGGSDSTFAMGLTSGQSQLSVLDSSSRLGLKPWQKLKPCVEILCNNQVLSPEMSLATVRTYIWKKPEDLILHYRVVQSR from the exons ATGCATCGTGTTGGGAGTGCCAGTAACACgtctggctcaactcgaccgagAAAGGAGAAGCGCTTCACATATGTGCTCAATGATGCTGATGATAAAAAG CATTGTGCGGGGATCAACTGCTTGGCGTATCTAAATGGTTCTGCTCTTGGTACAAGTGATTACCTTTTTAGTGGGAGTCGTGATGGTACCTTGAAAAGATGGGAATTAAATAACGGGGATGCAAGCTTCTCAGCAACTTTTGAGTCACATGTTGATTGG GTTAATGATGCCATTATTGTTGGCCAGAAGCTTGTTTCCTGTTCTTCAGACACCACCCTAAAG GTATGGAATTGCTTTTCCGATGGTGCTTGTACCAGGACACTCCGCCAGCATTCTGATTACGTGATTTGTCTTGCTGCCGCTGAAAAGAAT AACAATATTGTAGCCTCTGCTGGTCTTGGTGGCGAGGTCTTCATATGGGACCTTGATGCTGCTCTTGCTCCTGTAGCCAAATCTCTAGATGCAAAAGAGGATGAGGTTCCTAATGGGAACTCTGGACCTGCTTTGACAACATTGTGCAATGTAAATTCTAGTAGCAACATTTCTTCCTCCAACGGACAATCGCATGGGTACAGTCCAATTACTGCCAAAGGTCACAAAGATTCAGTTTATGCACTGGCTATGAATGATACAGGAACCCTTCTTGTCTCTGGTGGCACTGAAAAG GTTGTCCGTGTTTGGGATCCCCGGACAGGTTCGAAAAACATGAAATTGAGAGGTCACACTGACAATATAAGGGCTTTACTTCTTGATTCTACAGGAAG GTATTGCCTATCAGGATCATCTGATTCGATGATAAG ACTATGGGATCTAGGACAGCAGCGTTGTGTTCATTCTTATGCTGTGCATACTGATTCAGTTTGGGCGCTTGCAAGCACACCTTCATTTGCTCATGTCTACAGTGGTGGAAGGGATCAGTCC GTATACCTGACAGATTTGTCCACAAGAGAGAGTGTCTTACTATGCACAAATGAACACCCTATTCTACAGTTGTCATTGCAAGATGACACAATATGGGTTGCAACAACTGATTCTTCTGTTTATGGATGGCCAGCTGAAGGGCGCACACCCCAAAAGGTTTTCCAAAAGGGTGGCTCATTCTTAGCTGGGAATTTGTCATTCTCAAGAGCAAGAGCTTCTTTAGAAGGATCAGCACCT GTCCCTGTATACAAAGAACCATCTTTCGTTATTCCAGGAGTCCCAGCGATAATTCAGCATGAGATCATGAATAATAGAAGGCATGTACTGACTAAG GATACTGCTGGTTCAGTCAAATTATGGGAGATTACACGAGGAGCTGTTATTGAAGACTTTGGCAAG GTTTCATTCGAGGATAAGAAAAAGGAGTTGTTTGAGATG GTAAGCATACCTGCCTGGTTTACTATGGATGCTCGATTGGGATGCCTGTCTGTCCATCTGGATACTCCACAATGCTTTTCTGCGGAAATATATGCGGTTGACTTAAATGTTGCTGGAGCACAGGAAGATCTTAAG ATTAATTTGGCTCAGGAGACCCTTCGTGGTTTGCTAGTTCATTGGAGTAAAAGAAAGCAGAAGTCTAGTTCACACAGCTTGTCAAATGGTGACAGTTCAACAGGGAAAGATGTACCGTTGAAAGACCTACCCCATCCAAGATCTGAGGTGGATGATGGAACTGAAAACCATGCAACTCATGTGCTTCCCTCATTTGAGTTTTCTACAGTTTCACCTCCGTCAATCATCACGGAAGGTTCTAGCGGAGGGCCTTGGAGAAAGAGAATTACTGATTTGGATGGAACCGAGGGTGATCTCCCATGGTGGTGTGTGGACTGTGTCACTCACAATCGATATCCAAAAGAGAATACTAA ATGTGGCTTTTATTTGCATCCTGCTGAAGGCTCACCTGCACCGAACATAACTCAAGGGAAACTCAGTGCTCCACGGATATTGCGGATTCATAAA GTAGGTAACTACGTGGTTGAGAAACTCGTTCTCGATAAACCATTGGATGGAGGCTCTGACAGCACATTTGCTATGGGATTGACTTCTGGTCAATCACAACTCTCGGTGCTAGATAGTTCGTCACGGCTTGGATTAAAACCTTGGCAAAAACTGAAGCCATGTGTAGAGATATTGTGCAATAACCAG GTTCTATCGCCTGAGATGAGTTTGGCCACAGTGAGAACATATATCTGGAAGAAGCCGGAAGACTTGATTCTTCATTATAGAGTGGTCCAATCAAGATGA